A window from Cryptomeria japonica chromosome 1, Sugi_1.0, whole genome shotgun sequence encodes these proteins:
- the LOC131044929 gene encoding uncharacterized protein LOC131044929, whose product MMASKREAENSRFVHGIKRMRICWNSILSEEKEGDIIQRFSSTSKQPYNNWLTIGIGSWRENGSGSSKDIYGKGKVMAAEKKGDSGTSGIYTNWLTLKTGSCIEDGSSKHIYSLLDAEKKGESSSSRSTLRISSCREDDSDKKVEGRAAYIPEDIMNIIFCKLPLHTLFQVQIVSSSWQSIISSSACFHSLWEQSNVQMWLVMDLYDETNGSSDGIALYDVSKRLRYLKIFNDEWRCNNSQWVLRAGDGGLLLYSCRRNGTLCVINPLTMQSHYLEDARLTRKSKISFYLKRHHDNVAVQLKFDPMEKTYQVILIIRNLYLRRRRKFVALIYRSAEQRWEIRDAQLEQRVFGHMAIRFFRFILMQNQKIYWFSKNGADVGTYDLNGDGNIRFHYILGKQDVHQTLGIVMNKGRTIMICKGEPMELPPYTHLLIFYKLDELDSQWRPIYEAIVSPKKLFPGVICVGGDYIWVIQKTNGYVSDIICIDIDIGELKIWPEVYPFIFNVRDCLSMPLSFCPCS is encoded by the coding sequence ATGATGGCTTCCAAGAGAGAGGCAGAGAATTCAAGGTTCGTCCATGGTATCAAGAGGATGAGAATCTGCTGGAATAGCATTCTCAGTGAAGAGAAAGAAGGGGATATTATTCAAAGATTTTCAAGTACAAGTAAGCAGCCTTATAACAACTGGCTGACAATTGGTATTGGGTCATGGAGAGAGAATGGCTCAGGCTCAAGCAAAGATATATATGGCAAGGGTAAAGTAATGGCTGCAGAGAAGAAAGGTGATTCTGGAACAAGTGGAATTTATACCAATTGGCTTACCCTTAAAACTGGCTCATGTATAGAGGATGGATCAAGCAAGCATATATATAGCCTGCTTGATGCAGAGAAGAAAGGGGAGAGTTCATCAAGTCGGTCCACACTTAGAATCAGCTCATGTAGAGAGGATGACTCAGACAAAAAAGTAGAAGGCAGGGCAGCTTATATTCCCGAGGACATCATGAACATTATATTTTGCAAACTTCCCCTTCATACTCTGTTCCAAGTTCAAATCGTTTCTTCTTCATGGCAAAGTATTATTTCTAGCTCTGCTTGCTTTCACAGTCTCTGGGAGCAGAGTAATGTGCAAATGTGGCTGGTGATGgatctttatgatgaaacaaatgggTCTTCTGATGGGATTGCTCTTTATGATGTCAGTAAAAGACTAAGGTATCTGAAGATATTTAATGATGAGTGGAGATGCAATAACTCCCAATGGGTTCTCAGAGCTGGAGATGGGGGCCTCTTGCTCTATAGCTGTAGGAGAAATGGAACCCTTTGTGTGATCAATCCACTGACTATGCAGTCCCATTATCTTGAAGATGCAAGACTGACCAGAAAGAGCAAGATTTCGTTTTACTTGAAAAGACATCATGATAATGTGGCTGTGCAGCTCAAGTTTGATCCAATGGAAAAAACATATCAGGTAATTCTTATAATTAGAAATCTTTATCTTCGCAGAAGAAGGAAATTTGTTGCTTTGATTTATAGATCTGCAGAACAGAGGTGGGAAATAAGAGATGCTCAATTAGAGCAAAGAGTGTTTGGACACATGGCAATTAGATTTTTCAGATTCATTTTAATGCAGAATCAAAAAATCTACTGGTTTTCTAAAAATGGGGCAGATGTGGGTACTTATGATCTGAATGGAGATGGCAATATCAGGTTTCATTATATTTTGGGGAAACAAGATGTGCACCAGACCTTGGGAATTGTTATGAACAAAGGCAGAACGATAATGATTTGTAAAGGTGAACCAATGGAACTCCCTCCATATACACATCTTTTGATTTTTTATAAGCTTGATGAGCTTGACAGTCAGTGGAGACCTATATATGAAGCTATCGTATCGCCCAAAAAATTGTTTCCTGGAGTGATTTGTGTTGGGGGGGATTATATTTGGGTAATTCAGAAAACCAATGGCTATGTCAGCGATATAATTTGTATAGATATAGATATCGGGGAGTTGAAAATATGGCCTGAAGTTTACCCGTTTATTTTCAATGTGAGAGACTGTCTATCCATGCCACTGAGCTTTTGCCCATGCTCTTAG